Proteins encoded together in one Mus pahari chromosome 9, PAHARI_EIJ_v1.1, whole genome shotgun sequence window:
- the Pwwp3a gene encoding PWWP domain-containing DNA repair factor 3A isoform X1 has protein sequence MTDAKYVLCRWEKRLWPAKVLARTETSAKNKRKKEFFLDVQILSLKEKIQVKSSAVEALQKSHIENIAAFLASQNEVPATPLEELTYRRSLRVALDILNERTSLSPESHPIEDGTTLSQKEKTDADVASQVSSAPSPSFLGEDGQAVVAQCASKRRWECSPKSLSPSPAFEDLGCKVGPKTGLSESGAPGAQVPAPTGDRSQDDSGLQLDHGQESTTKKRQRNLGEKPTRRRRSESGLSKGESVLESQGQASSCVALASPRLPSQTWDEEPCAGVKGRDWVESSGNIGPLSASERSRGCPTKRPRLDGGQNPPTRQLGTRPVGAASCPRSCSGEVMMLCSAGEGDKPEEADPVSSEEPTGFKSTHSLLEEEEEEEEPPRILLYHEPRSFEVGMLVWLKYQKYPFWPAVVKSVRRRDKKASVLFIEGNMNPKGRGITVSLRRLKHFDCKEKHALLDRAKEDFAQAIGWCVSLITDYRVRLGCGSFAGSFLEYYAADISYPVRKSIQQDVLGTRFPQLGKGDPXEPVGDSQLGQWRPCRKVLPDRSRAARDRANQKLVEYIVKAKGAESHLRAILHSRKPSRWLKTFLSSSQCVTCMETYLEDEAQLDEVVEYLQGVCRDMDGQVPERGSGDRIRFILDVLLPEAIICAISAVEAVDYKTAEQKYIRGPTLSYREKEIFDNELLEERNRRRR, from the exons ATGACGGATGCCAAGTATGTCCTCTGCCGATGGGAGAAGCGACTGTGGCCTGCGAAG GTTTTGGCCAGAACTGAGACTTCAgcaaaaaacaagagaaagaaggaattcTTCCTAGATGTTCAGATACTCTCGCTAAAGGAAAA GATCCAGGTTAAGAGCTCAGCTGTGGAAGCCCTGCAGAAGTCGCACATTGAGAACATTGCTGCCTTCCTGG CCTCTCAGAATGAAGTTCCGGCTACGCCCCTAGAGGAGCTGACTTACCGACGTTCCCTGCGAGTGGCCCTGGATATCTTGAATGAAAGGACCagtttgagtcctgaaagtcatCCAATAGAAGATGGGACCACactgtctcagaaggaaaaaacGGATGCAGATGTAGCCTCGCAGGTCTCCAGTGctccctctccatctttccttGGTGAAGATGGTCAAGCTGTGGTAGCCCAGTGTGCATCCAAGAGGAGGTGGGAGTGCAGTCCAAAAAGCCTGTCACCGTCGCCTGCATTTGAAGATCTCGGGTGCAAAGTGGGCCCCAAGACAGGCCTTTCAGAGAGTGGAGCCCCAGGAGCCCAAGTGCCTGCCCCCACTGGAGACAGGTCTCAGGATGATTCTGGGTTACAGCTGGACCATGGGCAGGAGAGCACAACCAAAAAGAGGCAGAGGAATTTGGGAGAGAAACCTACCCGGCGCCGAAGATCAGAGTCTGGCCTTTCCAAGGGAGAAAGTGTCTTAGAGAGCCAGGGACAGGCAAGCAGCTGTGTTGCCCTGGCTTCACCTAGGCTGCCCTCCCAAACATGGGATGAGGAGCCctgtgctggggtcaaaggccgTGACTGGGTCGAGTCATCAGGCAACATCGGGCCGCTCTCGGCCTCTGAGAGAAGCAGAGGATGCCCCACAAAGAGGCCACGCTTGGATGGAGGCCAGAACCCACCCACCAGGCAGCTGGGGACTAGACCTGTGGGGGCAGCGTCCTGCCCTAGGAGCTGTTCTGGGGAGGTCATGATGCTGTGCAGTGCTGGAGAGGGTGACAAACCAGAGGAAG CAGATCCTGTGTCCTCAGAAGAACCCACAGGGTTCAAGTCCACCCACTCCCtgctggaggaagaggaagaggaggaggagccaccTCGGATCCTTCTGTATCACG aaCCACGATCATTTGAAGTAGGAATGCTGGTTTGGcttaaataccaaaaataccCATTCTGGCCAGCTGTG GTCAAGAGCGTCCGACGGAGAGACAAGAAGGCCAGTGTGCTGTTCATTGAGGGCAACATGAACCCCAAGGGCCGAGG AATCACCGTGTCGCTGCGACGCCTCAAGCACTTTGACTGCAAGGAAAAGCATGCACTGCTG GACAGAGCCAAGGAGGACTTTGCCCAGGCCATTGGCTGGTGTGTCTCACTTATCACTGACTACCGTGTGCGGCTGG GCTGCGGCTCCTTTGCTGGGTCTTTCTTGGAATATTACGCTGCTGATATCA GCTACCCTGTGCGCAAGTCTATCCAACAGGACGTCCTGGGGACCAGGTTTCCTCAGCTGGGCAAGGGGGACCCTNAGGAGCCTGTAGGGGACAGCCAGCTGGGACAGTGGCGGCCTTGCAGGAAAGTGCTGCCTGACCGCTCCAGGGCTGCACGGGATAGAGCCAACCAGAAGCTGGTGGAGTACATCGTGAAGGCCAAGGGTGCAGAGAGCCACCTGCGGGCTATCTTGCATAGTCGCAAGCCCTCACGATGGCTGAAGACATTCCTGAGCTCCAGTCAGTGCGTGACNTGCATGGAAACATATCTGGAGGATGAGGCGCAGCTGGATGAGGTGGTGGAGTACCTGCAGGGCGTCTGCCGAGACATGGATGGCCAAGTGCCTGAGCGTGGCAGTGGAGACCGCATTCGTTTCATCCTGGATGTGCTGCTGCCGGAG GCAATCATCTGCGCGATTTCTGCGGTGGAGGCGGTAGACTACAAGACAGCTGAGCAGAAGTACATCCGTGGCCCCACACTTAGCTACCG
- the Pwwp3a gene encoding PWWP domain-containing DNA repair factor 3A isoform X2, whose amino-acid sequence MTDAKYVLCRWEKRLWPAKVLARTETSAKNKRKKEFFLDVQILSLKEKIQVKSSAVEALQKSHIENIAAFLASQNEVPATPLEELTYRRSLRVALDILNERTSLSPESHPIEDGTTLSQKEKTDADVASQVSSAPSPSFLGEDGQAVVAQCASKRRWECSPKSLSPSPAFEDLGCKVGPKTGLSESGAPGAQVPAPTGDRSQDDSGLQLDHGQESTTKKRQRNLGEKPTRRRRSESGLSKGESVLESQGQASSCVALASPRLPSQTWDEEPCAGVKGRDWVESSGNIGPLSASERSRGCPTKRPRLDGGQNPPTRQLGTRPVGAASCPRSCSGEVMMLCSAGEGDKPEEDPVSSEEPTGFKSTHSLLEEEEEEEEPPRILLYHEPRSFEVGMLVWLKYQKYPFWPAVVKSVRRRDKKASVLFIEGNMNPKGRGITVSLRRLKHFDCKEKHALLDRAKEDFAQAIGWCVSLITDYRVRLGCGSFAGSFLEYYAADISYPVRKSIQQDVLGTRFPQLGKGDPXEPVGDSQLGQWRPCRKVLPDRSRAARDRANQKLVEYIVKAKGAESHLRAILHSRKPSRWLKTFLSSSQCVTCMETYLEDEAQLDEVVEYLQGVCRDMDGQVPERGSGDRIRFILDVLLPEAIICAISAVEAVDYKTAEQKYIRGPTLSYREKEIFDNELLEERNRRRR is encoded by the exons ATGACGGATGCCAAGTATGTCCTCTGCCGATGGGAGAAGCGACTGTGGCCTGCGAAG GTTTTGGCCAGAACTGAGACTTCAgcaaaaaacaagagaaagaaggaattcTTCCTAGATGTTCAGATACTCTCGCTAAAGGAAAA GATCCAGGTTAAGAGCTCAGCTGTGGAAGCCCTGCAGAAGTCGCACATTGAGAACATTGCTGCCTTCCTGG CCTCTCAGAATGAAGTTCCGGCTACGCCCCTAGAGGAGCTGACTTACCGACGTTCCCTGCGAGTGGCCCTGGATATCTTGAATGAAAGGACCagtttgagtcctgaaagtcatCCAATAGAAGATGGGACCACactgtctcagaaggaaaaaacGGATGCAGATGTAGCCTCGCAGGTCTCCAGTGctccctctccatctttccttGGTGAAGATGGTCAAGCTGTGGTAGCCCAGTGTGCATCCAAGAGGAGGTGGGAGTGCAGTCCAAAAAGCCTGTCACCGTCGCCTGCATTTGAAGATCTCGGGTGCAAAGTGGGCCCCAAGACAGGCCTTTCAGAGAGTGGAGCCCCAGGAGCCCAAGTGCCTGCCCCCACTGGAGACAGGTCTCAGGATGATTCTGGGTTACAGCTGGACCATGGGCAGGAGAGCACAACCAAAAAGAGGCAGAGGAATTTGGGAGAGAAACCTACCCGGCGCCGAAGATCAGAGTCTGGCCTTTCCAAGGGAGAAAGTGTCTTAGAGAGCCAGGGACAGGCAAGCAGCTGTGTTGCCCTGGCTTCACCTAGGCTGCCCTCCCAAACATGGGATGAGGAGCCctgtgctggggtcaaaggccgTGACTGGGTCGAGTCATCAGGCAACATCGGGCCGCTCTCGGCCTCTGAGAGAAGCAGAGGATGCCCCACAAAGAGGCCACGCTTGGATGGAGGCCAGAACCCACCCACCAGGCAGCTGGGGACTAGACCTGTGGGGGCAGCGTCCTGCCCTAGGAGCTGTTCTGGGGAGGTCATGATGCTGTGCAGTGCTGGAGAGGGTGACAAACCAGAGGAAG ATCCTGTGTCCTCAGAAGAACCCACAGGGTTCAAGTCCACCCACTCCCtgctggaggaagaggaagaggaggaggagccaccTCGGATCCTTCTGTATCACG aaCCACGATCATTTGAAGTAGGAATGCTGGTTTGGcttaaataccaaaaataccCATTCTGGCCAGCTGTG GTCAAGAGCGTCCGACGGAGAGACAAGAAGGCCAGTGTGCTGTTCATTGAGGGCAACATGAACCCCAAGGGCCGAGG AATCACCGTGTCGCTGCGACGCCTCAAGCACTTTGACTGCAAGGAAAAGCATGCACTGCTG GACAGAGCCAAGGAGGACTTTGCCCAGGCCATTGGCTGGTGTGTCTCACTTATCACTGACTACCGTGTGCGGCTGG GCTGCGGCTCCTTTGCTGGGTCTTTCTTGGAATATTACGCTGCTGATATCA GCTACCCTGTGCGCAAGTCTATCCAACAGGACGTCCTGGGGACCAGGTTTCCTCAGCTGGGCAAGGGGGACCCTNAGGAGCCTGTAGGGGACAGCCAGCTGGGACAGTGGCGGCCTTGCAGGAAAGTGCTGCCTGACCGCTCCAGGGCTGCACGGGATAGAGCCAACCAGAAGCTGGTGGAGTACATCGTGAAGGCCAAGGGTGCAGAGAGCCACCTGCGGGCTATCTTGCATAGTCGCAAGCCCTCACGATGGCTGAAGACATTCCTGAGCTCCAGTCAGTGCGTGACNTGCATGGAAACATATCTGGAGGATGAGGCGCAGCTGGATGAGGTGGTGGAGTACCTGCAGGGCGTCTGCCGAGACATGGATGGCCAAGTGCCTGAGCGTGGCAGTGGAGACCGCATTCGTTTCATCCTGGATGTGCTGCTGCCGGAG GCAATCATCTGCGCGATTTCTGCGGTGGAGGCGGTAGACTACAAGACAGCTGAGCAGAAGTACATCCGTGGCCCCACACTTAGCTACCG